From Ignavibacteriales bacterium, a single genomic window includes:
- the fucP gene encoding L-fucose:H+ symporter permease, translating to MAASSPTMSTNVKSTGNGANYTPALIVLTSLFFMWGFLTCLNDILIPHLKAVFDLNYTQIMLIQFTFFTAYAIISLPSGMLVEKIGYKKGIIIGLITAGIGCVFFYPAAGMRSYPVFLFALFVLASGITLLQVAANPYVAILGKPETAASRLNLSQAFNSLGTTIAPYLGSVLILSVAVKGADELTKLSPDQVAIYKATEASSVQLPYLGLAAALILIAVIFAMFKLPKIEAADVSASGGSGGSFDSVHKSAWGYKHLVLGAVAIFVYVGGEVSIGSFLVNYFGVKEIAGLAPEQAGKYVSFYWGGAMVGRFIGAYVQRKIKPGTVLAFNAVVAAVLVITTMLTNGSVAMWSILLVGLFNSIMFPTIFTLAIDGLGKHTGQGSGILCAAIVGGAIIPVAQGFFADNIGIHHAFFLPVLCYIYIAYYGIKGHIPSFLKTARA from the coding sequence ATGGCTGCATCTAGTCCTACGATGTCAACAAATGTTAAGTCGACAGGAAATGGCGCAAACTATACGCCGGCACTAATAGTTCTTACTTCATTATTTTTTATGTGGGGATTTTTAACCTGCTTAAATGATATTCTAATTCCACATCTAAAAGCTGTCTTCGATTTGAACTACACGCAAATAATGTTAATTCAGTTCACTTTTTTTACAGCATATGCAATTATCTCACTTCCTTCTGGAATGCTTGTAGAAAAAATTGGTTATAAGAAAGGGATTATCATTGGGTTAATAACGGCTGGTATTGGCTGTGTATTCTTCTATCCTGCAGCAGGTATGCGTTCATATCCCGTATTCTTGTTCGCTCTTTTTGTTTTAGCAAGTGGAATAACTTTGCTTCAGGTAGCAGCAAATCCTTATGTGGCAATATTGGGTAAACCGGAAACTGCTGCAAGCAGATTAAACCTTTCCCAGGCATTTAATTCCCTTGGAACAACCATTGCACCTTATCTGGGTTCAGTATTAATTCTTTCAGTAGCTGTAAAAGGTGCGGATGAATTAACTAAATTATCTCCAGATCAGGTTGCAATATATAAAGCTACCGAAGCAAGCTCTGTACAGTTACCATATCTTGGATTAGCAGCAGCTTTGATCTTAATTGCTGTTATCTTTGCTATGTTCAAACTGCCTAAAATTGAAGCAGCAGATGTTTCGGCAAGTGGTGGAAGCGGAGGAAGTTTTGATAGTGTACACAAGAGCGCCTGGGGTTACAAGCATTTGGTTCTTGGAGCTGTGGCAATCTTTGTTTACGTCGGTGGTGAAGTTTCAATTGGAAGTTTTTTAGTAAACTATTTTGGTGTTAAAGAAATTGCCGGACTGGCTCCAGAGCAAGCCGGAAAATATGTTTCATTCTACTGGGGTGGTGCAATGGTTGGAAGATTTATTGGAGCCTATGTTCAAAGAAAAATAAAACCTGGAACTGTATTGGCATTTAATGCAGTTGTTGCCGCTGTATTAGTTATTACAACAATGCTTACCAACGGTTCAGTTGCAATGTGGTCTATACTTTTAGTTGGATTATTTAATTCAATTATGTTTCCAACAATCTTTACACTTGCAATTGACGGATTAGGCAAACATACCGGACAAGGTTCTGGAATTTTATGTGCCGCAATTGTTGGTGGAGCCATAATACCAGTTGCACAAGGATTCTTTGCAGATAACATTGGAATTCATCACGCCTTTTTCTTGCCAGTACTTTGCTATATCTATATAGCATATTATGGCATTAAAGGACATATTCCTTCATTTCTAAAAACTGCAAGAGCTTAA
- a CDS encoding ROK family protein: MKKEVTLGIDIGGTNTVFGFVDIQGNCMADSSIPTNAHEDAPFLFARLFEKAEEIFKSISNSCQLVGIGIGAPNANYYNGTVEQPPNLSWGIVNVLEIIKQYHDLPSAITNDANAAAIGEMQFGAAKGMKDFIVITLGTGLGSGIVVNGELVYGHDGFAGEIGHTIVDINGRQCGCGRKGCLETYASASGIRRTVYELLCTSMEESSLRNIPFNDLTSKMIFNAAVNKDKIALDAFDYTAKILGIKLADAVAHTSPEAIILFGGLAAAGDLIFNPTKKYMEENMLNIFKNKVKLLPSGLTKGNTAVLGASALIWKELDKEKITN; the protein is encoded by the coding sequence ATGAAGAAAGAAGTAACACTTGGAATAGACATTGGCGGAACCAATACAGTTTTTGGGTTTGTAGATATTCAGGGGAATTGTATGGCGGATTCTTCAATTCCAACAAATGCTCATGAAGACGCTCCGTTTCTGTTTGCCAGGTTATTTGAAAAGGCAGAAGAAATTTTCAAAAGCATTTCAAATTCCTGCCAGTTAGTTGGAATTGGTATTGGTGCTCCCAATGCTAATTATTATAATGGAACCGTAGAACAACCACCTAATTTAAGCTGGGGAATTGTTAATGTTCTTGAAATAATTAAACAATATCACGATTTACCCTCAGCAATTACCAATGATGCAAACGCTGCGGCAATTGGTGAAATGCAATTCGGTGCCGCAAAAGGAATGAAAGATTTTATTGTAATTACTTTGGGTACAGGATTAGGCAGCGGAATTGTTGTTAATGGCGAATTGGTTTATGGTCACGATGGATTTGCCGGCGAGATTGGACATACTATTGTAGATATTAATGGAAGACAGTGCGGTTGCGGTAGAAAAGGCTGTTTAGAAACTTATGCTTCTGCATCTGGAATTAGAAGAACTGTTTATGAACTGCTTTGTACTTCTATGGAAGAAAGCTCTTTAAGAAATATTCCATTTAACGATTTAACTTCAAAAATGATTTTTAATGCTGCCGTAAATAAAGATAAGATTGCCCTGGATGCATTTGATTATACTGCTAAAATTCTTGGAATTAAATTAGCCGATGCAGTTGCTCATACAAGTCCGGAAGCAATTATTCTCTTTGGTGGGTTAGCTGCTGCCGGTGATTTGATTTTCAATCCAACTAAAAAATACATGGAAGAAAATATGCTTAACATTTTCAAAAATAAAGTAAAGCTGCTTCCATCCGGTTTAACAAAAGGAAATACTGCCGTACTTGGTGCAAGTGCATTGATTTGGAAGGAATTAGATAAGGAAAAAATAACAAACTAA
- a CDS encoding glycoside hydrolase family 3 C-terminal domain-containing protein, whose product MRRKIFIPIILITILFLGFVGDKYQMNKSSKNKNDKAIEKKVASLLSKMSLDEKIGQMTQVDYSAIKNNLDDIKTYYIGSILWGGDTEIDDLSPQGWAKVYDQLQSYALLTPLKIPIIAGIDAVHGHNNVKGAVIFPHNVGLGCTRNAKLVEKAAAVTAAEIAGTGIDWDFAPCIAVARNERWGRTFESFGESPELAKSLGAAYVKGLQGKNLSEKTSILACAKHFVGDGGTTNGIDQGNTEVDEQTLRKLHLPGYVDAVKAGAGSVMASYNSWNGQKMHGNKFLMTDVLKKELGFKGFIVSDWAAIDQLDSNYKRAIAISINAGMDMAMIPNGHNAKNSYLDFIKDLKELVNEGTVPTSRIDDAVSRILRIKFMMDLFEHPMTDKELTAKVGSAEHRAVARECVRQSLVLLKNDNKTLPLKKNAKTILVAGKNANDLGNQCGGWTIIWQGLSGNDLTTGTTILDGIKKTVSPKTEVKFSKDGTGAAGCDVVIVVIGETPYAEMKGDKQDLKLDEEDVQAIKNAKTAGVPVVVVLLSGRPMIIDPVLNLSNAFVAAWLPGTEGQGVADVLFGDYKPTGKLSHSWPKDMTQIPINVGDKDYKPLFKYGFGLTY is encoded by the coding sequence ATGCGAAGGAAAATATTTATACCAATTATACTTATAACAATTTTATTTCTTGGATTTGTTGGAGATAAATACCAAATGAACAAGTCATCAAAAAATAAAAATGATAAGGCAATCGAAAAGAAAGTTGCCTCATTACTTTCAAAAATGTCGCTCGATGAAAAGATCGGGCAAATGACACAAGTGGATTATAGCGCCATCAAAAATAATCTTGATGATATTAAAACGTACTACATTGGTTCGATACTTTGGGGTGGCGATACAGAAATTGATGATCTTTCTCCTCAAGGTTGGGCAAAAGTTTATGATCAACTCCAATCCTATGCACTTCTAACTCCGTTGAAGATTCCAATTATTGCTGGTATTGATGCTGTACATGGACATAACAATGTTAAAGGTGCAGTAATATTTCCACACAATGTTGGCTTGGGTTGTACGCGTAATGCAAAATTGGTGGAAAAGGCTGCCGCAGTTACAGCAGCAGAAATTGCCGGAACTGGAATCGATTGGGATTTTGCCCCTTGCATTGCTGTTGCACGAAATGAAAGATGGGGTAGAACATTTGAAAGCTTCGGCGAATCTCCGGAGTTAGCAAAGTCTCTTGGTGCAGCTTATGTAAAAGGTTTGCAGGGGAAAAATCTGTCAGAAAAAACTTCTATTCTTGCCTGTGCAAAACATTTTGTTGGTGATGGTGGAACAACTAATGGAATAGATCAGGGCAATACAGAAGTAGATGAACAAACTTTAAGAAAACTTCATTTGCCGGGTTATGTTGACGCAGTTAAAGCTGGTGCCGGTTCCGTTATGGCTTCTTACAATAGTTGGAATGGACAGAAGATGCACGGTAATAAATTTTTAATGACTGACGTTTTGAAAAAAGAACTTGGCTTTAAAGGATTTATAGTTTCGGATTGGGCTGCAATAGATCAGCTGGACAGTAATTATAAACGGGCGATTGCCATTTCTATAAATGCTGGAATGGATATGGCAATGATTCCAAACGGGCATAATGCCAAAAATAGTTATCTTGATTTTATAAAGGACTTGAAAGAATTAGTGAACGAAGGAACAGTTCCAACATCTAGAATTGATGATGCTGTCTCCCGGATTTTAAGAATAAAATTTATGATGGATTTATTCGAACACCCAATGACAGATAAAGAACTAACTGCAAAAGTTGGCTCAGCAGAACATAGAGCAGTTGCGCGCGAGTGTGTCCGTCAATCATTGGTTCTATTAAAGAATGATAATAAGACTCTTCCATTAAAGAAAAATGCAAAGACAATTTTAGTGGCAGGTAAGAATGCAAATGATCTTGGCAACCAATGCGGAGGCTGGACAATTATCTGGCAAGGATTAAGCGGAAACGATTTGACAACCGGCACTACAATTTTGGATGGAATAAAGAAAACTGTTTCTCCAAAAACTGAAGTTAAATTTTCTAAAGATGGTACCGGTGCTGCCGGATGCGATGTGGTAATTGTTGTTATTGGTGAAACTCCCTATGCTGAAATGAAAGGTGATAAACAAGATTTAAAGCTTGATGAAGAAGATGTACAGGCAATTAAAAACGCAAAAACTGCTGGTGTTCCAGTAGTGGTTGTTCTTCTTTCCGGCAGACCAATGATTATTGATCCCGTATTAAACCTCAGCAATGCGTTTGTTGCTGCCTGGTTGCCCGGTACAGAGGGGCAGGGTGTTGCGGATGTTCTGTTTGGTGATTATAAACCAACTGGAAAACTATCTCATTCCTGGCCCAAAGATATGACGCAGATTCCAATAAACGTTGGCGATAAAGATTATAAACCACTATTTAAATATGGATTTGGATTAACGTATTAA
- a CDS encoding glycoside hydrolase family 3 C-terminal domain-containing protein, with amino-acid sequence MHLLLRKTIIGLILFLVLSSAINSQSKSFETKIDSIIAVMTLEEKVGQLNQLSSGLGWGPVVKQEDMDAQKKLVKEGKVGSFLNAVGADITRQLQKVAIEETRLKIPLIFGLDVIHGFKTTFPVPLAEASSWDPSAVEKSARYSAKEASASGIHWTFGPMVDIARDPRWGRIVEGSGEDTYLGSVMAAARVKGFQGNLTSNENIIACAKHFAAYGAAEGGRDYNTVDISERTLREVYLPPFKAAVDAGVKTFMCSFNEIAGVPSSANHHLLTEILRGEWKFKGFVVSDWNSVGELIPHQIAANPKEAALLGLNAGVDMDMEARAYIDQLPELIKQKKISEEMLNESVRRILRVKFELGLFDNPYRNCNAELEKTNILTKENKEAALDVARKSIVLLKNENNLLPLNKTLKTIAVIGPLADSQQDPLGSWEQLGDPKNVVTLLQGIKTKVPTANILYSKGCNILGNSKKYFDEAIETAKKSDVIILALGEEGHMTGEARSRASLDLPGVQEDLAKEIFKTGKPVIVILMNGRPLSINWIAANIPTVVETWFLGLQAGNAIADVLFGDYNPGGKLTVTFPRTVGQVPIYYNHKNTGRPYDPKNFYTSYYIDTLNTPLYPFGFGLSFTKFEYGKVKLSADKILTDGKLKVSVDVKNSGEYDGEEVVQLYVKDDFASVTRPVKELKGFKKIFLKKGESQTVNFELGKNDLAFYNKDMKWTVEPGTFKVFVGTNSVDVQESSFEVVE; translated from the coding sequence ATGCACTTACTTTTACGTAAAACTATTATCGGGCTAATTTTATTTCTTGTATTATCTAGTGCAATTAATTCTCAATCAAAATCATTTGAAACAAAAATCGATTCAATTATTGCCGTAATGACGCTTGAAGAAAAAGTTGGACAGTTAAACCAGCTTTCAAGTGGCTTGGGATGGGGACCTGTTGTTAAACAGGAAGATATGGACGCGCAGAAGAAATTAGTAAAAGAAGGAAAGGTTGGTTCGTTTCTAAATGCAGTTGGAGCAGATATTACAAGACAGCTTCAGAAAGTTGCAATAGAAGAAACCCGCTTAAAGATTCCATTAATTTTTGGATTAGATGTTATACATGGTTTTAAAACTACTTTTCCAGTTCCCCTTGCAGAAGCTTCCAGTTGGGATCCTTCCGCTGTTGAAAAATCTGCAAGATATTCTGCAAAGGAAGCATCTGCATCCGGAATTCATTGGACTTTTGGACCAATGGTAGATATTGCACGCGATCCGCGCTGGGGAAGAATTGTAGAAGGTTCTGGTGAAGATACATATCTTGGTTCAGTTATGGCAGCCGCACGTGTTAAAGGATTTCAGGGAAATTTAACATCAAATGAAAATATAATTGCATGTGCAAAACACTTTGCCGCTTACGGCGCTGCAGAAGGTGGAAGAGATTATAACACAGTGGATATTTCTGAAAGAACTTTACGTGAAGTTTACCTACCACCATTTAAAGCCGCTGTTGATGCCGGTGTAAAAACTTTTATGTGCAGCTTTAATGAAATTGCTGGAGTTCCTTCATCAGCAAACCATCACCTGCTTACAGAAATTTTACGCGGTGAGTGGAAGTTTAAAGGATTTGTTGTTAGTGATTGGAATTCTGTTGGCGAACTTATACCTCATCAAATAGCTGCCAATCCTAAAGAAGCTGCTCTACTTGGTTTGAATGCCGGTGTTGATATGGATATGGAAGCGCGCGCTTACATTGATCAGCTTCCTGAATTGATTAAGCAAAAGAAAATTTCTGAAGAAATGTTAAATGAATCTGTTCGTAGAATTCTCCGCGTAAAGTTTGAATTAGGACTCTTTGATAATCCTTACCGAAATTGTAACGCAGAATTAGAAAAAACAAATATCCTTACAAAAGAAAATAAAGAAGCGGCTCTTGATGTTGCGCGCAAGTCGATTGTTCTTTTAAAAAATGAAAACAATCTTCTTCCTTTAAATAAAACGCTAAAAACTATTGCGGTTATTGGTCCATTAGCAGATAGCCAGCAGGATCCTTTGGGTTCCTGGGAACAGCTTGGCGATCCGAAAAATGTTGTTACTCTTTTGCAGGGAATAAAAACCAAAGTTCCTACAGCCAACATACTTTATTCAAAAGGATGTAATATTCTTGGCAATTCAAAAAAATATTTTGATGAAGCAATTGAAACTGCAAAAAAATCTGATGTTATAATTTTAGCGCTTGGTGAAGAAGGACATATGACTGGTGAAGCAAGAAGTCGTGCATCCCTCGATCTGCCGGGTGTTCAGGAAGATCTAGCAAAAGAAATTTTTAAAACCGGCAAACCGGTTATTGTAATTTTAATGAACGGAAGACCACTTTCAATAAATTGGATTGCAGCAAATATTCCTACAGTTGTGGAAACCTGGTTTTTAGGATTGCAGGCGGGCAATGCAATTGCAGATGTTTTATTCGGTGATTATAATCCTGGTGGAAAACTTACTGTTACATTTCCAAGAACAGTTGGACAGGTTCCGATTTATTACAACCATAAAAATACCGGGCGTCCATACGATCCCAAAAACTTTTATACATCATATTACATAGACACGCTTAACACTCCGCTTTATCCTTTCGGATTTGGGTTGAGCTTTACTAAATTTGAATATGGGAAAGTAAAACTAAGTGCTGATAAAATTTTAACTGATGGTAAACTAAAAGTATCAGTCGATGTTAAGAATAGCGGCGAATACGATGGAGAAGAAGTCGTTCAGCTTTACGTCAAAGATGATTTTGCTTCTGTAACCCGTCCGGTTAAAGAGCTTAAAGGATTTAAAAAAATATTTCTTAAGAAAGGTGAATCCCAAACTGTAAATTTTGAACTTGGCAAAAATGATTTGGCATTTTATAACAAAGATATGAAGTGGACTGTAGAGCCCGGTACTTTTAAAGTTTTTGTCGGCACAAATTCCGTGGACGTTCAGGAATCTTCATTTGAAGTAGTGGAGTAA
- a CDS encoding carboxypeptidase-like regulatory domain-containing protein encodes MIIKKFPFTVNITSAFFYIARMLVLIFLITFFHVNCSDASQAEYSNPTIISGIVKNTEGQPVGNSKVTLSTAPDFEGAFTDDNGIFQLKNFSAGKHKLKVQHIGYNDFEADVPSANNGTSSLYPVLSHKTYDIPSVKPLSKGKVRVRNKILETDFDGDGIYTPYIVKGAAFSPTPIGDKPYLQGIDDRSVQLLKAMNGNTFRTYSGVGKYLLTKAAENNVRVIVSFWVQYGYDFSDINIRKQIVDEFSQMVLDLKDYPAVLMWNIGNEQNYQNGNTPNWYTLIQELAIAAYKIEGETYHPVCGNNGSINNIGNASLNADDASLTYMDLWASNIYEWDIASKISEYKKKSQKAIVVTEWGIDALDNRNKKEYEDVQASFDSTNWVQISSSSDVCVGGTVFEFTDEWWKGGTPDVHDFGGYETGAHPDGYSNEEWWGIIATTPDNNNDGMDEWRLRKAYYMFQRNWK; translated from the coding sequence ATGATAATAAAGAAATTTCCATTTACCGTAAATATAACTTCGGCTTTTTTTTACATTGCACGAATGCTGGTTTTAATTTTTTTGATTACTTTTTTTCATGTCAATTGCAGCGATGCTTCACAGGCAGAATACTCCAACCCGACAATTATTTCCGGAATTGTGAAAAATACTGAAGGACAGCCGGTTGGCAATTCTAAAGTTACTCTTTCAACCGCACCTGATTTTGAGGGCGCATTTACTGATGATAATGGAATTTTCCAGTTGAAGAATTTTTCAGCAGGAAAACATAAATTAAAAGTACAACACATTGGCTATAACGATTTTGAAGCTGATGTTCCTTCTGCAAATAATGGTACTTCATCATTATATCCTGTTCTTTCACATAAAACCTATGATATTCCTTCTGTTAAACCATTAAGCAAAGGCAAGGTAAGAGTAAGGAATAAAATCCTTGAAACTGATTTTGATGGCGATGGAATTTATACTCCGTATATCGTAAAAGGCGCTGCGTTCTCACCAACACCAATTGGTGATAAACCTTACCTCCAGGGAATTGACGACAGAAGCGTTCAATTGTTGAAAGCTATGAATGGAAATACATTTAGAACTTACAGCGGAGTTGGAAAATATTTGCTGACGAAAGCTGCAGAAAACAATGTACGAGTAATCGTTAGTTTCTGGGTTCAATATGGTTATGATTTTTCTGACATAAATATTCGTAAACAGATTGTGGATGAGTTTTCACAAATGGTTCTTGATCTTAAAGATTATCCTGCAGTGCTTATGTGGAATATTGGAAATGAACAAAACTATCAAAATGGAAATACTCCTAATTGGTATACGCTTATTCAGGAACTTGCAATTGCAGCATACAAAATTGAAGGAGAAACTTATCATCCTGTGTGTGGAAATAATGGAAGTATAAATAACATTGGAAATGCCTCTTTGAATGCTGATGATGCTTCACTTACTTATATGGATTTGTGGGCATCCAACATTTATGAATGGGACATTGCTTCCAAAATTTCCGAGTATAAAAAGAAATCGCAAAAGGCAATTGTTGTTACGGAATGGGGAATTGATGCTTTGGATAACCGGAATAAAAAGGAATATGAAGATGTTCAGGCAAGTTTTGACAGCACTAACTGGGTTCAGATATCTTCAAGCAGTGATGTTTGCGTTGGTGGAACAGTATTCGAGTTTACTGATGAATGGTGGAAAGGTGGAACTCCTGATGTTCATGATTTTGGTGGTTATGAAACAGGTGCCCACCCCGATGGATACTCCAATGAGGAATGGTGGGGAATAATTGCCACTACTCCCGATAACAATAATGATGGTATGGATGAATGGCGCCTCCGGAAAGCTTATTATATGTTTCAAAGAAACTGGAAATAA
- a CDS encoding glycoside hydrolase family 16 protein, which yields MKFLFSMLLFFFVSSLFLFADLNCKKEDSGITNSATDTIPTPAGYTLVWNDEFTGTSVDKKKWEYEVNGDGGGNNELQYYTNLAENSYVENGILVIQALKKNYLGKEYTSARIRTKYKGDWTYGRFEIKAKLPYGQGLWPAIWMLPTDWTYGGWPESGEIDIMEMLGNETTKIYGTLHYTTNNQHQSDGGNYSLKSGTFAQYYHVFALEWDATGFNWYVDNNLYYTTKHTKPFDKRFHIILNVAVGGNWPGNPDASTLFPQKMFVDYVRVFTKK from the coding sequence ATGAAATTTTTATTCTCAATGTTATTATTTTTTTTCGTTTCATCTCTCTTTTTATTCGCAGATCTGAATTGCAAGAAAGAAGATTCTGGAATTACAAACTCGGCAACAGATACAATCCCAACTCCCGCTGGCTATACTTTGGTATGGAATGATGAATTCACAGGCACATCAGTTGACAAAAAGAAATGGGAATATGAGGTTAATGGTGATGGTGGTGGAAATAATGAACTTCAGTACTACACTAACCTCGCGGAAAATTCATATGTTGAAAATGGAATTTTGGTTATCCAGGCTTTGAAGAAAAATTATCTCGGTAAAGAATATACTTCAGCAAGAATTAGAACTAAGTACAAAGGTGATTGGACTTATGGAAGATTTGAGATTAAGGCAAAGCTGCCATATGGTCAGGGATTGTGGCCAGCTATCTGGATGCTTCCAACAGACTGGACTTATGGCGGTTGGCCCGAAAGCGGTGAAATTGATATTATGGAAATGCTTGGTAATGAAACCACTAAAATTTATGGTACACTGCATTATACTACAAACAACCAACATCAATCGGATGGCGGTAATTACAGTCTTAAAAGCGGAACGTTTGCTCAATACTATCATGTTTTTGCACTTGAGTGGGATGCAACCGGATTCAATTGGTATGTAGACAACAATTTATATTATACCACAAAGCATACAAAACCATTCGATAAACGATTTCATATTATACTTAATGTTGCTGTTGGTGGAAATTGGCCCGGTAACCCGGATGCAAGCACGTTGTTTCCGCAAAAAATGTTTGTGGATTATGTCCGTGTTTTTACTAAGAAGTAA
- a CDS encoding trehalase family glycosidase, with the protein MKPYLYTTILILFFIQAKIFTQYEDTGKRGSYFSKKEYSGNQIPTFDANKEKLPSPILEDNKDYVDLYWKAWELAFKHYKKPPQGSPFVSNYIDEAFSPSVFQWDTIFMIMFARYAHFIFPAIQSLDNFYCRQYENGYMCREIQEADGKDYVYEGRENTVNPPLFSWAEVENYKITGDKSRYQSVLPVLEKYAEWLEKYRKKENTKHGLFWQTGLGSGMDNTPRSGSAWADMSCQVAMLYSDMAKMCDELKYSERAEKFRVKAKEISDKINQLMWNEDDGLYYDLDDDGNQIKCKTVGCFWAMLAGIASQHQAEKLLEHLKNPKEFWRPIPFPSLSYDHPDYKADGQYWLGGVWASTNVAIIKGLEFYGFEEFATLASQTYLDGIYKVYKKNGTIWENYSPESFSQGNPAKPDFVGWSGCGPIQLLIENVIGLRPEGAKNKLTWKLNRIDKHGIENLHFGEVTVSIICQRRSDVNSPAKISVTSNKPFELIVVNRNGTKNFNINPGKETINVE; encoded by the coding sequence ATGAAACCATATCTGTACACAACAATATTAATCCTTTTTTTCATTCAGGCAAAAATCTTTACTCAATATGAAGACACAGGTAAGCGCGGTTCTTACTTTTCAAAAAAAGAATATTCAGGTAATCAAATTCCAACATTTGATGCAAACAAAGAAAAACTGCCATCACCAATTCTTGAAGACAATAAAGATTATGTTGATCTTTACTGGAAAGCATGGGAATTAGCCTTCAAGCATTATAAAAAGCCGCCGCAAGGCTCTCCATTCGTTTCCAATTATATTGATGAAGCGTTCTCCCCATCTGTCTTTCAGTGGGATACAATTTTTATGATTATGTTTGCGCGTTATGCTCATTTCATTTTTCCAGCAATTCAATCTCTGGATAATTTTTATTGCCGGCAATATGAAAACGGTTATATGTGCAGAGAAATTCAGGAAGCAGATGGTAAGGATTATGTTTATGAGGGAAGGGAAAATACCGTCAATCCACCTTTGTTTAGTTGGGCAGAAGTTGAAAATTATAAAATCACCGGCGACAAATCCAGGTACCAATCCGTTCTTCCAGTTTTGGAAAAATATGCTGAGTGGCTGGAAAAATATCGCAAAAAAGAAAATACTAAACATGGATTATTCTGGCAGACTGGACTTGGTTCCGGAATGGATAATACTCCGCGCAGTGGTTCTGCCTGGGCTGATATGTCTTGCCAGGTTGCAATGCTTTACAGCGATATGGCAAAGATGTGCGATGAATTGAAATACTCCGAACGAGCAGAAAAATTTCGTGTGAAAGCAAAAGAAATCTCGGATAAAATAAATCAGCTTATGTGGAACGAAGATGATGGTTTGTATTACGATCTTGACGATGATGGCAACCAGATAAAATGTAAAACAGTTGGATGTTTCTGGGCAATGTTAGCGGGAATCGCTTCTCAACATCAGGCTGAAAAACTTTTAGAACATTTGAAGAATCCAAAAGAATTCTGGCGACCAATTCCCTTTCCTTCCCTATCTTATGATCATCCGGATTATAAAGCCGATGGACAATATTGGCTTGGCGGTGTTTGGGCTTCTACAAATGTTGCAATTATTAAAGGACTTGAGTTTTACGGTTTTGAAGAGTTTGCAACTTTAGCTTCACAAACTTATCTGGATGGAATTTACAAAGTTTATAAAAAAAACGGAACCATCTGGGAGAATTATTCGCCAGAATCTTTTTCGCAGGGGAATCCTGCTAAACCTGATTTTGTTGGCTGGAGCGGCTGCGGTCCTATTCAATTATTAATTGAAAATGTTATTGGTTTGCGTCCGGAAGGAGCGAAAAATAAATTAACGTGGAAACTTAACCGGATTGATAAACACGGCATTGAAAATCTTCACTTTGGTGAAGTTACTGTCTCAATAATATGCCAACGAAGATCCGATGTGAATAGTCCGGCAAAAATATCCGTTACTTCAAATAAACCATTTGAGTTGATTGTTGTAAACAGAAATGGTACAAAAAACTTTAACATCAATCCTGGAAAGGAAACAATTAATGTTGAATAA